A window of Streptomyces sp. NBC_01689 genomic DNA:
ATGGTCGACGCCCAGGCGCCCGGACTGGCCGCGCGGGTGCGGGAGTTGGGGGCCATTCCGGCCTCCGGTGCGGGCTGGCCCGTACGGCTGCTGGAGGAGTGCGCGCTGCTCCATCTCCTGGACCAGGGCTGGCTGCGCCGGGAGTCGCTGCCGGACGGGCTGGCCGCGACGGTCCGCTCCCGGGTCGGTCTGCCCGGCTCGGCGAGCGGCCCCGCGCTGCGGGACAGCTGGCTGGTCCTCGCCCAGCACGACACGGCGGACAGCCGTCTCACCACCCGCAGGATCTGGCTGTACGGCACGGGATCCGGCCGCACGGTCCGGCTCCTCTCCTACGGACCGGCCGGCCGCGCGCCGGAGCTGGCCCTGCCGGTGGGTCTGGCCTTCGAGGCGGAGATGTCGGTGTATCCGGGCACGGGCCGGCTCCGGGCGGCCCTCGGCGAGCGGTTCACCCTCCCGGCACCCACGCGCACCCGCCCGCCGGGAGTGAGCACACCCGTCGCGGCGGCGCGCTACGGCGAGGCGCTGCGCGACGATCCCTGGCTCGACTCCTTCCCGGTCACGCTGTCCCGCGTCATACCCACCCCCGACGGGGATTCGTGGCAACTGGCGGACGCGGAGGGGGACTTCGCCCTCCCGCTCACGGCCGCGGCGCTCGCCGGTCCCGGGCTGTGGCGGCTGGCCGCCGTTTCCGGCGGCGCCCCCGTGACGGTCTTCGGCGAGTGCGGCCACCGAGGCTTCACCCCGCTGACGGCCTGGCCGGAAGGGGCGGGCGAAGCGGTACCGCTGTGCTGACCGACGACACAGCGCCCTCCGCCGGCTGCCTTCTCCGCACACCGCAGGCAGCCTCACCTCTCTCACCTCTCTCACCTCTCTCACCTCTCTCCATTTCCTCCGTCTCCCCTTCCCCTCCCGCCCGACGCCGCCCGCTCCCCCGCCCCGCCGCAC
This region includes:
- a CDS encoding SWIM zinc finger family protein; amino-acid sequence: MTQQGVRWTADQVLALAPDPASGRAGSKLGTAGSWSHTGSSDEGTLWGLCRGSGSTPYQTVVDIADPTGPACTCSCPSRKFPCKHALGLLLLWAGEDGAVPRGPLPDWAERWREGRRERAAASRTTGAASGTASPADPEAARRRAERRAARITAGAGELERRLADLLRGGLAAAEQAGYGMWEETAARMVDAQAPGLAARVRELGAIPASGAGWPVRLLEECALLHLLDQGWLRRESLPDGLAATVRSRVGLPGSASGPALRDSWLVLAQHDTADSRLTTRRIWLYGTGSGRTVRLLSYGPAGRAPELALPVGLAFEAEMSVYPGTGRLRAALGERFTLPAPTRTRPPGVSTPVAAARYGEALRDDPWLDSFPVTLSRVIPTPDGDSWQLADAEGDFALPLTAAALAGPGLWRLAAVSGGAPVTVFGECGHRGFTPLTAWPEGAGEAVPLC